GTTGAAGACGAGTCGGAGCAAGTGACatgtaatgtcactcacaaaacgaatagggggacaaggtgggggcacctccatgtgcttccctctctcctctatttgggtcatttgtgagagaaaatggtatccgtcactccaaagtgacggatacgtgccgtcacaaatgagattttgtgataatagattgacaaacaatagatacaTAATATAAGAAatctaattaaaaattacattCATTATATTTTTCAAGTTGACTCAACATTTTCAATGGAAAAAAACCCATCTAGGAAAACCCTTGAAACTTGTAGGAGTACAAACTTATCCTTAcacttacatttttttttttgccttataacaaaataaaaataactcTAAATAATAATGGAAAACATAATTTCCTCAAAAATTCCCATAaaaaattatgattaaattaaattttacTAGTTATTTTTCTTTAAAGAAAATCTCCCAATACCCCGTCTATTACAGGAGCCATTGAGACACTAAAATAACGTTATTTCTGTAATGTAATGTTGTCAATCATCATCTCTCAAGAAAACCAGTTAATCTAAGAATCGAATTCCTAACTTCACACAAATTTCTACCTTTAAGAGGACTAAAAGACCTTGCCATTTCTCCATTAAACCTTCTTTCAACTATCAAATGAGGAGGTATTCTACTCCATTGATCTTCATTATCATCGGAATAATCCTCATCAAATAACTCAGAACACTCCACGTCATCATCGTCGTCGTATCGAAAAGAGTTGTTCCCTAGTGGTATATTAATAGGCAAAGATGAGCTAATACTCCTCCTTTGCCTTTGTACCTTTGGAATACTCTTCTTACTCTTCAACATTATCAAACTTGACCCATTTGATGATTTCTTGTACCCCGGCCCATTTCGaccgttattgttattgttattgttatcgttatcgTCACTACTCTCCGTACTTTGATCGGAGGAATAGTCCGAAAACATAAAATCGGATTCTTGAAACTCATCAAAATCCATAATGCTATatggaatgttttttttttcaatataaaccaaaaaatgattttttttctcGGGATTTTGAGTCTGGTCGATTTTTGACAGGTCTAGTAAGGAAAAAGGGTAGATGGGTATATATGATTATATGAATTATGGATAAATGATGGGGGTATATATAAGGTGGTAGAAATAAAAAAAGGGTAAGGTGGAAGAAAATGATTGGATAAAAGTAAGATAAAAGAGAGAATATTATTGATTGATAAGGAATCAATATTTATGCGTAGTGAGTACACTTTTGATTTTGTCTTTGGACGGCATTAAGTGTAGGGACATGGCAATTTACGTCTTCTTGTGGCCTACGGCTTCGTTGGATATCTTGCTTGGTGTTTATGGATTCCGTTAATCATTTTGATGTGTAGCTTGTATTGGATGGTTGGACAAAACTATAAAATTTGTCACAAAAGTATATAGATAACTAAGATAAGATTTGACAAATGGATTAATCGGGTCGAGTTACAATCGGGTTTGCAACTTTCAAGCATTCCAATTAGATCGGGGTGAGTCATTTCGGGTTTAGATCATTATCAAGTAATTTAGGGATAATGGTCAGTTTGCAACAATAAACATTTAGTCAGGTCAAACTCGTTTGGGCCAATTCGGGTCATGCTCGGGTCCTCGGTTCATGTGTCAGGTTCAGATCATTATCAAGTAATTTAGTTGATATTCCGTAATAAAAATCAACTTGTATTATCTTTGCGGATGGGTGTTGATGATTGCTATGGAGTAAGGAGTATGGCCTTGTCTCATCTTGTGACATTATGTTATCGAGCCGACGAAAAAAGAAATTTTGTTATTGAAAAAGTAGGGAAAATGTTGATGTGTGAaaaaataacatttttttttttgacaattggGCAAAAATTTATTAAATAAGAATGTGGACTGTTCAATATTCGTCCGATACAAGTGTTTTTCATCGTCAACAAAAACGATTACAATCATCTCAAGAGTTTGCATCAATGATGTGAACAAGTGAAGTACACCAAAAAGTACAGTTATGTCCAGGAATGAATCAACTGTCAGGCATGCAGTAAAAACAATGGCAGCTCGGTAAGTTCCAGGTCGATAGATACGACTTACGGTAAAAAGCTTGTGTATGTATTTACCTCTGAAAAACAGGAGGTGATGAGAGCCGAAATGACAGTTCTTTCTGCAAATGAAGTCGAGTTCTTATCGTCTCTTCCCTGGTGCTCTAGCGACCTTGCTAGTATTCGGCATATAGGAAAAGTTGGCTATATCAGCAGGAGCCACTGATCTGTGAAAAATTTGCATTGCAGCAGATCAAATGAAAACATGCGAGACTGTCTCATAAAAGACTCATTGACAGATTGATTTCTCAAGTGAAGATACCTGAAGTTGGAGAGTTATTACCTTAGAGGACATACGTTTTTAACGTCTTTTAATGGGGGTCGAAGTCCACTGGCACGAGAACCGGATGATGCAAATCTAAACGATGAAATAACAGACACAAATTTATCCATGGACTTCTCCGATATATCAGAGTATTGTCTCAAATGGGAAATTTTACACCCGAATTTTTCTTCTTCTGGCTTCACTTCTGTCAGCTTATCACTATCAGTTGAATTATCAGTTCCTAGACCAATAAACAACATAAAAGAATTAGATTAAGGATTGAAATGAGAAATTCATCACTTCAAAAAATCAATCCTTCAGAGAAAGTAACAAAGCGAAAAAGTCGAGAAGTTCAAATGCCGACAAGAACTGTCAAGCTGAACTAAAATCAACTCCTTATCAAATATCAAAATATCAACT
This sequence is a window from Silene latifolia isolate original U9 population chromosome 8, ASM4854445v1, whole genome shotgun sequence. Protein-coding genes within it:
- the LOC141594042 gene encoding protein S40-2-like, with protein sequence MDFDEFQESDFMFSDYSSDQSTESSDDNDNNNNNNNGRNGPGYKKSSNGSSLIMLKSKKSIPKVQRQRRSISSSLPINIPLGNNSFRYDDDDDVECSELFDEDYSDDNEDQWSRIPPHLIVERRFNGEMARSFSPLKGRNLCEVRNSILRLTGFLER